One segment of Rosa chinensis cultivar Old Blush chromosome 6, RchiOBHm-V2, whole genome shotgun sequence DNA contains the following:
- the LOC112174317 gene encoding putative UPF0481 protein At3g02645 has product MGELQPKNLKNKLEEVSPLSPQCCIYRVPKRLRDVNEKAYTPQVVSIGPLHHGREGLEAMEDHKIRYVKDFLERTKVSMEECLKTLKKWETKIRACYAVKIEYNETELVEMVLVDSIFTFELLLRFSYPTLQEEKVDRLFGKPWMLRDITYDMLLLENQIPFFILEYLYSLALASNTIPLQHNMVLSMSELTHRFLQNRVYIRPFEEMKEKIKHEGTKHFVDFVLTCHRPLELPNKKRLKTLTIPSATELYQSGVKFENVNDKNIFDIKFENGVLKIPHLRIRGSTEIFFRNLIAYEQCELHDHYINDYVFIIDRLVDSSKDVDLLVKSGILESKLPDSEAAASYINSLDLGPILFSRNFYFTDLCEDLNAYYRVPWHKWKASLKQDYFSTPWAGLSIVVAAILVVLTLIQTVCSIMSL; this is encoded by the coding sequence ATGGGAGAGCTACAGCCAAAAAATCTGAAAAATAAGTTGGAAGAGGTGTCTCCCCTTTCCCCCCAGTGTTGTATCTACAGGGTTCCAAAGAGACTACGTGATGTGAATGAGAAGGCATACACACCTCAGGTGGTCTCAATAGGCCCGCTTCACCATGGTAGAGAAGGCCTAGAAGCCATGGAAGATCACAAAATACGGTATGTGAAGGACTTTCTGGAAAGGACCAAGGTAAGCATGGAGGAATGTTTGAAAACCTTGAAAAAGTGGGAAACAAAAATCCGTGCTTGTTATGCAGTAAaaattgaatacaatgaaaCTGAGCTTGTGGAAATGGTTCTTGTAGATTCCATTTTCACCTTTGAGCTCCTGCTGAGGTTTTCTTACCCAACACTGCAAGAGGAAAAGGTTGACCGTTTATTCGGAAAACCATGGATGCTAAGGGACATAACATATGACATGTTATTGCTTGAAAATCAGATCCCATTCTTCATTCTTGAGTATCTTTATTCCTTAGCCCTTGCCAGTAATACCATTCCTCTGCAACATAATATGGTGCTTTCTATGTCTGAGCTTACCCACCGGTTCTTGCAGAATAGGGTATACATAAGGCCATTTGAAGAAATGaaggagaaaatcaagcatgaaGGAACAAAacattttgttgattttgtccTCACATGTCATCGACCTTTAGAGCTTCCCAACAAGAAGAGACTCAAGACTTTAACCATACCAAGTGCAACAGAATTATACCAGTCCGGAGTTAAATTTGAGAATGTCAATGACAAAAACATATTTGACATAAAATTTGAGAATGGGGTCCTGAAAATTCCACACTTGAGAATCCGAGGGTCAACAGAAATTTTCTTTCGGAATCTCATTGCCTACGAGCAGTGTGAGCTCCATGATCACTACATCAACGATTATGTGTTCATCATTGACCGCCTGGTTGACAGTTCCAAGGATGTGGACTTGCTTGTTAAGAGTGGAATCCTTGAATCCAAGCTACCGGATAGTGAAGCAGCGGCAAGTTATATCAACTCCCTTGACTTGGGGCCTATTCTGTTCAGTAGAAACTTCTATTTTACTGATCTCTGTGAGGATCTGAATGCATACTATAGAGTCCCCTGGCACAAGTGGAAGGCAAGCTTGAAACAGGACTATTTTAGTACTCCATGGGCTGGACTGTCTATTGTTGTAGCGGCTATTCTCGTTGTGCTCACTTTAATTCAAACAGTGTGCTCTATAATGTCTTTGTAG